A single genomic interval of Aureliella helgolandensis harbors:
- a CDS encoding NYN domain-containing protein: protein MLQPNDSRSPLAVLIDADNTSMSIVEGLLAAIEKLGVASVKRIYGDWTTPGLTQWKKVLLDQSIQPIQQFRYTVGKNATDSAMIIDAMDLLYTSRFGGFCLVSSDSDFTRLASRIRESGTKVYGFGEKKTPLPFVSACDQFVYTEVFLEPANATPTPLASDTPEMVLRRDQKLLNLLRTAIATASDEDGWTTLSAVGSYINRTSTDFDPRNYGFSKLSELISAIGLFKLERRGNQLQVQDGRKKNGT, encoded by the coding sequence ATGCTCCAACCCAATGACTCACGTTCGCCGCTAGCTGTTTTGATTGACGCTGACAACACGAGCATGTCGATCGTGGAAGGGCTACTCGCCGCAATCGAGAAGCTCGGTGTGGCCAGCGTTAAACGGATCTATGGCGACTGGACGACTCCAGGGTTAACCCAGTGGAAAAAGGTCCTGTTAGATCAATCCATTCAACCGATCCAGCAATTTCGCTACACCGTTGGAAAGAATGCCACAGACAGCGCCATGATTATCGATGCGATGGATCTACTCTACACAAGTAGATTTGGCGGATTTTGCCTAGTTTCGAGCGACAGCGACTTCACACGTCTCGCCTCACGGATACGAGAATCAGGTACCAAAGTCTATGGATTTGGCGAGAAAAAGACTCCTCTGCCCTTCGTTTCCGCATGCGACCAATTCGTCTATACCGAAGTTTTTTTGGAACCCGCTAACGCAACACCTACGCCCCTTGCCTCGGATACCCCGGAGATGGTGCTACGACGCGATCAGAAACTCCTGAATCTGCTTCGGACAGCGATTGCCACGGCATCCGACGAAGATGGCTGGACGACACTCTCAGCTGTGGGGAGCTATATCAACAGGACTTCTACCGATTTCGATCCTCGAAACTACGGTTTTTCAAAGCTTAGCGAACTCATATCGGCCATTGGTCTTTTCAAGCTTGAACGACGGGGCAATCAACTCCAGGTGCAGGACGGCAGAAAGAAGAACGGCACATAA
- a CDS encoding CehA/McbA family metallohydrolase, with product MARDVATYDLYDLAFKRLHDQPDAVVGFAHFSWNGCDLPRGFPWYVTTEGIDFVELLQFSRINTLDYYDYLNLGFRLGAAAGSDVPWGSTLGEVRTFVHTGDTLDLDRWFAGLEAGNTFVSNGPALEFTVNGQLPGSEIKADGKSSVKVHARAWGHEKVGLPEVLELVGNDGVLHEARRNDNDSNELSLEVEVDISRSTWLALSTRCANGALAHTTPVYIVVDGEPTWSPQESARIVRKQLDAIALIEEEFSKGSDLRSLAIRERLDRAKSYYSKLLSATEQALRAHE from the coding sequence ATGGCTCGAGATGTGGCAACCTATGACCTTTACGACCTAGCATTCAAGCGACTGCATGACCAACCGGATGCCGTCGTGGGCTTCGCGCACTTTTCGTGGAACGGCTGCGATTTGCCACGAGGCTTCCCCTGGTACGTTACCACTGAAGGCATTGACTTCGTGGAGCTGCTGCAGTTCAGCCGCATCAACACGCTGGATTACTACGACTACCTGAATCTTGGATTTCGCTTAGGCGCGGCAGCTGGAAGCGACGTGCCGTGGGGATCGACGCTGGGTGAAGTACGAACCTTTGTCCACACTGGGGACACTCTCGACCTCGACCGTTGGTTCGCCGGTCTGGAGGCCGGGAATACGTTTGTCAGCAACGGGCCAGCACTGGAGTTTACGGTCAATGGTCAGTTGCCCGGGTCCGAAATCAAAGCGGATGGCAAGAGCTCGGTAAAAGTGCATGCCCGCGCTTGGGGGCATGAAAAAGTTGGGCTTCCCGAAGTGCTTGAACTGGTAGGCAACGACGGGGTATTGCACGAAGCGCGCAGAAACGACAACGACTCCAATGAGCTTAGCCTAGAAGTTGAGGTCGACATTTCACGCAGCACATGGCTAGCGCTTAGCACTCGCTGTGCAAACGGAGCGTTGGCTCACACCACGCCCGTCTACATCGTCGTCGACGGTGAACCCACGTGGTCACCACAAGAGAGTGCACGAATCGTACGCAAACAGCTCGATGCTATTGCCTTGATCGAAGAGGAGTTTTCCAAGGGAAGCGACCTTCGCAGCCTCGCAATTCGCGAGCGTCTGGATCGCGCCAAGTCGTATTACTCAAAACTATTGTCGGCTACCGAGCAAGCCCTGCGCGCACACGAGTGA
- a CDS encoding glycosyl-4,4'-diaponeurosporenoate acyltransferase CrtO family protein — translation MDYLNPLNNTFLLLFISWSIGAITEPLLRRWIDYREVRNYVLRRSRFYRLIRVTLLRSLIIKAGLNCNSKLKTIPGRSLKSLMAVRQAMTEAEIGHWIGFVVMLLATLWAFLLHASVPVLLSHMAVNVLGNVYPCLLQQYNRRRLDVLIRKAQERESAESR, via the coding sequence ATGGATTACTTAAACCCACTCAACAATACATTCCTCTTGCTATTTATCTCGTGGTCCATTGGCGCGATAACCGAACCGTTGCTTCGGAGGTGGATCGACTACCGAGAAGTCCGGAACTACGTTCTTCGAAGAAGCAGATTCTACCGGCTGATCAGAGTTACCCTACTTCGAAGTTTGATCATCAAAGCTGGCCTAAACTGCAATTCGAAACTTAAGACCATTCCCGGCCGGAGTCTGAAGTCCTTAATGGCCGTTCGACAAGCAATGACGGAGGCGGAAATTGGGCACTGGATCGGATTTGTAGTCATGCTGTTAGCAACCCTCTGGGCATTCCTTCTGCACGCATCTGTGCCGGTATTGCTTTCACACATGGCAGTGAATGTCCTGGGCAACGTCTACCCTTGCCTGCTGCAACAGTACAACAGACGAAGACTCGACGTATTGATCCGTAAAGCCCAAGAGAGAGAAAGTGCCGAATCACGATGA
- a CDS encoding DUF1801 domain-containing protein yields MKIDNPQVKQVFDRYPANIRKRLLRLRALIFEMAHAKGVGPLTETLKWGQPSYLTEQTKAGSTIRIDATSQPGQVAIYFICHTNLVARFRREFPDTLSYDGNRAILIDRLDEIDEPALAQCLAMALTYKVAPNS; encoded by the coding sequence ATGAAGATTGATAATCCCCAAGTCAAACAAGTGTTTGACCGCTACCCTGCAAACATTCGCAAACGGCTGTTGAGGCTGCGTGCGTTAATCTTTGAGATGGCTCACGCGAAAGGTGTTGGCCCGCTTACCGAAACACTCAAGTGGGGACAGCCAAGCTATCTAACAGAACAGACGAAGGCGGGAAGCACAATTCGCATCGACGCAACTTCCCAGCCTGGGCAAGTGGCAATCTATTTCATCTGTCACACCAACCTCGTTGCCAGATTCCGCAGAGAATTCCCCGACACCCTAAGCTACGATGGCAACCGCGCCATCTTGATTGACCGGCTCGACGAAATCGACGAACCGGCCCTCGCACAATGTCTTGCTATGGCATTGACCTACAAGGTGGCACCGAATTCTTAG
- a CDS encoding ABC transporter ATP-binding protein, which translates to MNAIEVTDFRKEYGSTVAANGLSFSLPRGTVGALIGPNGAGKTTTIRALCGIIRPTSGALQVAGFDVDQEPLQVKQRVAYVPDDPPLFETLTVWEHMQFIASAYQVRDFVPQAEELLAQLHLEGKRDALASELSRGMRQKVAIACAYLHNPEVLFFDEPLTGLDPAAIRLLKQTMSHRASQGATVLVSSHLLALVEDICKHLIILSRGQCLFSGSIEQAREQYATTGSLEEMFFQITEGATSDE; encoded by the coding sequence TTGAACGCTATAGAGGTCACCGACTTTCGCAAGGAGTACGGCTCCACGGTCGCCGCCAACGGTCTCTCCTTTTCACTCCCTAGAGGGACCGTAGGAGCCCTGATTGGTCCCAATGGTGCCGGGAAAACAACGACCATCCGGGCCCTGTGCGGAATTATTCGTCCCACCTCTGGCGCTTTGCAGGTGGCCGGGTTTGATGTCGATCAAGAGCCGCTGCAAGTCAAGCAACGCGTCGCCTATGTGCCCGATGATCCACCCCTATTCGAGACGCTGACAGTCTGGGAGCACATGCAGTTCATTGCATCGGCCTATCAAGTTCGCGATTTTGTCCCCCAAGCTGAGGAATTGTTAGCCCAGCTGCACTTGGAGGGCAAACGCGATGCGTTGGCCAGCGAGCTATCACGAGGAATGCGTCAGAAGGTGGCCATCGCCTGCGCCTATCTCCACAACCCCGAGGTGCTGTTTTTTGATGAACCCCTCACCGGTTTGGACCCGGCAGCTATCCGCCTACTTAAGCAGACAATGAGCCACAGGGCCAGCCAAGGCGCAACGGTGTTAGTGAGCAGCCATCTGTTGGCCTTAGTCGAAGATATTTGTAAACATTTGATTATCCTCAGTCGCGGACAATGCTTATTCTCTGGCTCCATCGAGCAGGCGCGGGAGCAGTATGCAACGACAGGGTCCCTTGAGGAGATGTTCTTTCAGATTACCGAAGGGGCGACCAGCGACGAGTGA
- a CDS encoding secondary thiamine-phosphate synthase enzyme YjbQ, which produces MWFQKEFTLPAHRRGFHLITGLVLAQLPELKSVSVGLLHLFLQHTSASLTVNENADPDVRVDMETYFNHLAPERGLPLTHTLEGPDDMPAHVKSSLLGASVVLPIRRGELALGTWQGIYLCEHRNRAGARNLLATIQGESQG; this is translated from the coding sequence ATGTGGTTTCAAAAAGAGTTCACCCTTCCTGCGCACCGCCGCGGTTTCCACTTGATCACAGGTTTAGTGCTAGCACAGCTTCCGGAATTGAAGAGTGTTTCGGTGGGCCTGCTGCACCTATTCCTACAGCACACCTCGGCCAGCCTGACGGTCAATGAAAATGCAGATCCCGATGTGCGCGTCGATATGGAAACGTATTTCAATCACCTCGCTCCAGAACGAGGGCTGCCACTAACGCACACCCTGGAAGGACCTGACGACATGCCCGCTCATGTTAAGTCCTCCCTCTTGGGAGCTTCGGTGGTCCTGCCAATTCGTCGCGGAGAATTGGCGCTGGGGACTTGGCAAGGTATCTATTTGTGCGAACATCGCAATCGAGCCGGTGCCCGGAACCTGCTAGCAACGATTCAGGGCGAGTCGCAGGGGTGA
- a CDS encoding DUF1501 domain-containing protein, whose translation MHLEIDPTVPPAVIRRDFLGRLSAAAIAALASSAPRALAADQAHALEHPTATADTCILLWMGGGMAAPDTFDPKRYEAFRDGLPVADMLSTFPAIDTSVDGLQICQGLEQIAQIMDRGTLLRSAVQADLGSILHSRHQYHWHTGYVPPQTVACPHLGAWMAKVLGPRNPVIPAFINIGQRLEGVGESEELKAFTTGGFFGSEFGPMNLPFPADAAQSVRPPGGMTNERFVNRDRLFKRLVDQSPQREYMSDYQQESMLRALDNANRLLSSKERAAFDINLEPPESQRAYGTTRFGQGCLLARRLTEAGARFIEVTTEYVPFLHWDTHANGHETVARMHSEIDQPVAQLIRDLEARGLLDRTLVIVASEFSRDALIEGVPGSNANDQATEKVDIVKEMKHYGLHRHFTGGSSVLMFGGGMRRGLVYGKTADERPLIAIENPVTIPDLHATIMTAMGISPATGFDIEGRPFYVTKDAGGRPVNDLFA comes from the coding sequence ATGCACCTTGAAATTGATCCCACTGTACCTCCGGCAGTCATTCGTCGCGATTTCCTGGGGAGGCTGTCTGCGGCCGCGATCGCTGCTCTGGCTTCCTCTGCGCCGCGGGCACTCGCTGCAGACCAGGCTCATGCGCTCGAACATCCCACTGCGACGGCAGATACTTGCATCCTGCTGTGGATGGGAGGCGGCATGGCAGCGCCTGATACGTTTGACCCCAAACGCTACGAGGCTTTTCGCGATGGGTTGCCCGTGGCCGACATGCTCAGCACGTTTCCGGCCATTGATACTTCAGTAGATGGTTTGCAGATTTGCCAAGGCTTGGAGCAGATCGCCCAAATCATGGATCGGGGAACGCTATTGCGTTCGGCAGTCCAAGCCGATTTAGGCAGCATTTTGCATTCGCGCCATCAATACCACTGGCACACCGGCTACGTGCCACCGCAAACGGTGGCTTGCCCTCACTTGGGGGCTTGGATGGCAAAGGTTCTTGGGCCCCGGAATCCTGTGATACCAGCGTTTATCAACATCGGCCAACGCTTGGAGGGAGTGGGCGAGAGTGAGGAACTGAAAGCGTTTACGACGGGAGGCTTCTTCGGCAGCGAATTTGGACCAATGAACCTGCCGTTCCCCGCAGACGCGGCGCAATCGGTGCGCCCGCCAGGTGGGATGACCAACGAGCGCTTCGTCAATCGCGACCGGCTCTTCAAGCGTCTCGTCGATCAATCGCCGCAGCGAGAGTATATGAGCGATTATCAGCAAGAGTCGATGCTCCGCGCGCTGGACAATGCAAACCGGCTGCTGAGCTCCAAAGAACGCGCTGCGTTCGATATTAATTTGGAGCCTCCCGAGAGCCAACGTGCCTATGGTACGACTCGCTTTGGGCAAGGCTGTTTACTGGCGAGGCGATTGACCGAAGCGGGAGCCCGCTTTATCGAAGTTACCACCGAATACGTCCCTTTTTTGCACTGGGACACACACGCAAATGGCCATGAAACCGTCGCGCGAATGCACAGCGAAATTGATCAGCCCGTGGCACAACTGATCCGAGATTTAGAGGCTCGCGGATTACTCGACCGCACCCTCGTGATCGTGGCTTCCGAATTTAGTCGCGATGCGCTGATTGAAGGAGTGCCTGGTTCAAACGCCAATGATCAGGCAACCGAAAAAGTGGATATCGTCAAAGAGATGAAGCACTACGGGTTGCATCGTCACTTCACCGGTGGCTCTAGTGTACTGATGTTTGGCGGGGGCATGCGTCGCGGCTTGGTGTACGGCAAGACGGCCGATGAAAGACCCTTGATTGCTATCGAAAACCCTGTCACTATCCCGGATCTGCACGCGACGATTATGACAGCTATGGGAATCAGCCCCGCGACGGGCTTCGATATTGAAGGACGGCCCTTCTACGTTACGAAGGACGCTGGAGGCCGACCTGTTAACGATTTGTTTGCGTAG
- a CDS encoding DUF1549 domain-containing protein, translating to MRRTLPCCPSVTLPFVLGVLLALPRALVGQSVDFAHQIVPILQQHCAECHTGREAKGSFSMNTRELLVDSGHVTVGVPLESYLLELIAAGDADTQMPPPEKPRLTRDEQQALSDWIAADLPWEAGFSFAPIAYEPPLRPRRPELPPAVAGRDHPIDRILDRYLQEQSSAPLAVVDDAAFLRRASLDLVGLLPEPESLQRFLANTDAEKRAKVVQRLLADDIAYADHWLTFFNDLLRNDYSGTGFITGGRAQISGWLYSSLLNNQPFDTMAQELIAPPSSESRGYIDGIRWRGEVSAGQSVEIQFAQSVSQSFLGINLKCASCHDSFIDRWTLDEAFGLAAIYSERPLDIHRCDKSVGRQARASWLFPELGQVDPSAARDERLSQLAALMTHPDNGRFTRTIVNRLWYKLMGRGIVHPLDAMQSEPWNADLLDYLAVYLADHDYDLKSVLQLIATSQAYQSQCAPQSTPVAGEYVYRGPVARRMTAEQFLDAVWMITGAAPTRMDAPVRRSLPGDPASDSLELQAQWIWGDSAADGQTPAAGETLSLRKQFVLEDSIAKGNAVITCDNGFTLFINGRKVATGDNWTEPQTVVMDAWLKQGDNQFLVVASNAGSTPNAAGLFFEARLVLGNGAQIVIASDDTWEYNPTVPAAGEGPGEGPGEGPVERGGGKWTAATVVPANAAWSSTLDLPAGSMLAHAMSDNTPMVRASLMKNDFLMRSLGRPFREQIVSMRPTELTTLEAVDLSNGSSLAAALAVGAEKLSQMEREPLTVHLFQLALSRNPTVVEHAAALEFLSEPPTVTEVEDLLWAVLMLPEFLLIR from the coding sequence ATGCGACGCACCCTCCCCTGTTGCCCATCGGTTACTCTCCCCTTCGTACTGGGCGTGCTATTGGCACTCCCCAGAGCCCTGGTGGGCCAGTCGGTCGATTTTGCCCACCAGATCGTACCCATACTGCAGCAGCACTGTGCCGAATGTCATACGGGGCGTGAGGCCAAGGGCAGCTTTTCGATGAATACGCGCGAACTGCTCGTGGATTCGGGACACGTTACGGTAGGAGTGCCCCTCGAATCGTATTTACTCGAGCTGATCGCTGCAGGCGACGCTGACACTCAGATGCCGCCGCCCGAGAAGCCGCGTCTGACGCGCGACGAACAGCAGGCTTTAAGCGACTGGATCGCTGCCGACTTGCCGTGGGAAGCCGGTTTCAGTTTTGCTCCGATCGCCTATGAGCCGCCGCTGCGCCCGCGACGCCCCGAATTGCCGCCAGCTGTGGCAGGACGAGACCATCCGATCGATCGAATTCTGGATCGCTACCTTCAGGAACAATCGAGTGCACCACTTGCAGTAGTCGACGATGCTGCATTTCTTCGCCGCGCGTCACTGGATTTAGTCGGATTGTTGCCAGAACCCGAGTCTTTGCAGAGGTTCTTGGCCAATACCGATGCAGAGAAACGAGCGAAGGTCGTTCAGCGATTGTTGGCCGACGATATTGCCTACGCGGATCATTGGCTAACGTTTTTTAATGATCTTCTGCGCAACGACTATAGTGGTACCGGATTTATCACGGGCGGCCGTGCTCAGATTAGTGGCTGGCTTTATAGCTCGCTGTTGAACAATCAGCCCTTCGATACGATGGCTCAAGAGTTGATTGCCCCGCCTTCCTCGGAGAGCCGAGGCTATATCGATGGCATTCGTTGGCGCGGGGAGGTAAGCGCAGGGCAGAGTGTCGAAATTCAATTTGCCCAGAGTGTTTCCCAGTCTTTTTTGGGAATCAATTTGAAATGTGCTTCATGCCATGACAGCTTTATCGATCGCTGGACACTAGACGAAGCTTTCGGCCTGGCAGCCATCTATTCGGAACGCCCGTTGGATATTCACCGTTGTGATAAATCGGTTGGTCGCCAAGCCCGAGCGAGTTGGCTGTTCCCTGAGCTTGGTCAGGTCGACCCGTCGGCGGCGCGCGATGAACGGTTGAGCCAATTGGCCGCTTTAATGACCCATCCCGACAATGGACGTTTCACGCGCACGATCGTCAATCGGCTTTGGTACAAGCTGATGGGACGCGGCATCGTTCACCCCTTGGATGCCATGCAGTCGGAGCCCTGGAATGCAGATCTCCTCGACTATTTGGCTGTCTATCTGGCCGACCATGACTACGATCTGAAATCGGTCTTGCAGTTGATTGCAACATCTCAGGCCTACCAATCACAATGCGCTCCACAGTCGACTCCAGTGGCTGGCGAGTATGTCTACCGTGGCCCAGTTGCTCGACGCATGACTGCGGAACAGTTTTTAGATGCCGTGTGGATGATTACCGGGGCAGCGCCGACCCGCATGGATGCCCCCGTACGTCGTAGCCTGCCTGGTGATCCTGCGTCCGACAGCTTGGAATTGCAGGCGCAGTGGATTTGGGGCGATTCGGCTGCTGATGGACAAACGCCTGCAGCAGGGGAGACTCTCTCGCTACGCAAGCAATTTGTCTTGGAGGATAGCATTGCGAAGGGGAATGCGGTGATCACCTGCGACAATGGTTTTACGCTCTTCATCAACGGGCGAAAGGTGGCCACGGGAGACAATTGGACTGAGCCGCAAACGGTCGTCATGGATGCGTGGCTCAAACAGGGAGATAATCAGTTTTTGGTCGTGGCCTCGAACGCTGGAAGCACTCCCAATGCAGCCGGTTTGTTCTTCGAAGCGCGGCTTGTGTTGGGCAATGGGGCCCAAATCGTCATCGCCTCCGATGATACTTGGGAGTATAACCCCACGGTTCCCGCTGCTGGTGAGGGGCCTGGTGAGGGGCCTGGTGAGGGGCCTGTGGAGCGCGGCGGTGGGAAGTGGACCGCAGCGACGGTTGTTCCGGCCAACGCTGCCTGGAGTTCAACACTGGACTTGCCAGCGGGCAGCATGTTGGCACATGCGATGAGCGACAATACGCCGATGGTCCGCGCCTCGCTCATGAAAAATGATTTTCTGATGCGCTCGTTGGGGAGGCCCTTTCGCGAGCAAATTGTTTCGATGCGTCCCACCGAACTGACCACGCTCGAAGCGGTGGACCTGTCCAACGGCTCGTCTCTAGCGGCGGCACTTGCCGTCGGGGCTGAGAAGCTGTCGCAGATGGAGCGTGAACCGTTAACTGTCCACCTGTTTCAGCTTGCGTTGTCGCGCAATCCGACAGTTGTCGAGCATGCCGCAGCACTGGAGTTTTTGAGTGAGCCCCCAACGGTGACTGAAGTTGAGGACTTGCTGTGGGCCGTTCTAATGTTGCCTGAGTTTTTGCTGATTCGCTAA
- the mqnE gene encoding aminofutalosine synthase MqnE, giving the protein MIAEKVADHFKNIRRKVEAGQRLDFEDGLVLYDPRVPLQELGELANHVREQKHGNVAYYNINTHLNPTNVCIYRCRFCAFRSDLRDPKGYTMSDEQVLARGAEAFENGCTEMHIVGGLHHKQPYEWYRGMLEQLTAAYPTIHLKAWTPVEVGWFEFLTKMSVREVLDDLRQAGLGSMPGGGAEIFHSEVRDQICEHKADSHKWFEVHREAHRLGLRSNCTMLYGHLEEAFHRVDHLLRLRELQDETGGFQTFIPLAFHPENTELANLKKPTALADLRNLAVARLMLDNISHIKAYWIMLGIETAQVALHYGADDIDGTVRHELIYHDAGATTPEFLTVQRMRDLIAETGREPVERDTLYRHIHRDPSDYRKWTVGAPTATVGT; this is encoded by the coding sequence ATGATTGCAGAAAAGGTCGCTGACCATTTCAAAAATATTCGTCGCAAAGTAGAAGCCGGCCAGCGACTGGACTTTGAGGATGGTTTGGTGCTTTATGATCCCCGTGTGCCGCTGCAGGAATTGGGAGAGTTGGCCAACCATGTCCGCGAGCAAAAGCACGGAAATGTGGCTTACTACAATATCAATACGCACTTGAATCCCACCAACGTGTGTATTTATCGCTGCCGGTTCTGCGCGTTTCGAAGCGATTTGCGCGATCCTAAGGGGTACACCATGTCGGACGAACAAGTCCTGGCGCGCGGGGCGGAAGCATTCGAAAACGGCTGTACGGAAATGCACATCGTGGGAGGGTTGCATCACAAGCAGCCCTACGAATGGTATCGCGGCATGTTGGAACAATTGACCGCCGCCTACCCTACGATTCACCTCAAGGCGTGGACCCCCGTTGAGGTTGGGTGGTTCGAGTTTCTGACCAAGATGAGCGTTCGTGAAGTCTTAGACGATCTTCGGCAAGCAGGCTTGGGAAGTATGCCGGGTGGAGGCGCCGAAATCTTTCATTCCGAAGTCCGAGACCAGATCTGCGAACACAAGGCCGATTCTCACAAGTGGTTCGAAGTCCACCGCGAGGCGCATCGGTTGGGGTTGCGCAGCAATTGCACCATGCTCTACGGCCACTTAGAGGAAGCGTTTCACCGTGTGGATCACCTCCTGCGCCTACGCGAATTGCAGGACGAGACGGGCGGCTTTCAAACGTTTATCCCGCTGGCATTCCATCCGGAGAATACCGAGCTGGCCAATCTTAAGAAGCCGACAGCGCTGGCCGATCTTCGCAATTTGGCAGTGGCCCGCCTGATGCTCGACAATATTTCGCATATCAAAGCCTACTGGATCATGCTGGGGATTGAAACGGCGCAGGTCGCACTGCACTACGGTGCGGATGATATCGATGGTACGGTGCGCCATGAGTTGATCTACCACGATGCCGGTGCAACCACTCCTGAATTTCTAACCGTGCAGCGCATGCGCGACCTTATCGCAGAAACTGGCCGTGAACCGGTCGAACGCGATACGCTCTACCGTCACATTCATCGCGATCCAAGCGATTACCGCAAATGGACGGTCGGCGCACCAACTGCGACAGTAGGTACCTAG
- a CDS encoding phosphorylase family protein translates to MTPTTIKLSGLESLPLAEDIDRACDWMEKIYAAGNYVKVTVLRHWSKHNPTISGKIARPSAYRWYLRREFLKLAKLGAEIELTPARERIDLNAPDLLECIDETNFDHTRKKVFLFGPERVELSIQRLEHYTGTRIEDFQRYILLTNYQMHMEAFVAMYPQAKTPSRPGVQMPAYHHATDRNDGISIINIGVGPSNAKNLTDHIAVLRPDAMLMVGHCAGVRNHQEVGDFVLASGYMRNDHVLDKALPRSVPLPPSFLLNRYLARVLDERELPYRYGVVYTTADRNWELSLTRTLRDLKASRSVAVDMESATVAANGFRYRIPAATLLCVSDKPLHGKPKLPESAASFYDDTKQQHLEVARRAIELARSEYSDGLPNSDLHAMDEPLLRGSDVCRDLRGNASFD, encoded by the coding sequence ATGACCCCTACCACCATTAAGCTGTCAGGTTTGGAATCCCTGCCTCTTGCCGAAGACATCGACCGAGCATGCGACTGGATGGAGAAAATTTACGCAGCCGGCAACTACGTCAAAGTGACGGTCCTCCGGCATTGGTCGAAGCACAATCCGACGATTAGCGGCAAGATTGCCCGGCCGTCGGCCTATCGCTGGTACTTGCGCAGAGAGTTCCTCAAGCTTGCCAAATTGGGGGCGGAGATAGAGTTGACCCCTGCGCGCGAGCGTATCGATCTCAATGCTCCTGACTTGCTCGAGTGCATCGACGAAACCAATTTCGACCATACTCGAAAAAAGGTATTCCTGTTCGGCCCGGAACGTGTGGAGCTCTCGATTCAACGTTTGGAACACTATACCGGCACGCGCATTGAAGACTTCCAACGCTATATCCTGCTGACCAACTATCAGATGCACATGGAAGCCTTCGTGGCGATGTATCCCCAAGCGAAGACTCCCTCTCGGCCGGGAGTCCAGATGCCGGCCTACCACCACGCGACCGATCGCAACGACGGGATCAGCATTATCAACATCGGAGTCGGTCCCTCAAACGCGAAGAATCTGACCGACCATATCGCTGTCCTGCGTCCAGATGCAATGCTGATGGTGGGGCATTGTGCAGGAGTCCGCAATCACCAGGAAGTGGGCGATTTCGTCTTGGCCTCAGGTTACATGCGGAATGACCACGTTCTAGACAAGGCCTTGCCACGGTCGGTTCCGCTCCCCCCGAGTTTCCTGCTAAATCGCTATCTGGCTCGCGTCCTGGATGAGCGGGAGCTGCCGTATCGTTACGGAGTGGTCTACACTACGGCAGACCGCAATTGGGAATTGTCGCTGACCCGGACTCTGCGCGATCTCAAGGCCAGCCGCAGTGTGGCTGTGGACATGGAATCTGCGACGGTGGCTGCCAATGGATTTCGCTACCGCATCCCCGCAGCAACACTTCTGTGCGTCTCGGACAAGCCATTGCACGGCAAGCCCAAGTTGCCAGAGTCTGCCGCATCCTTTTATGACGATACTAAGCAACAGCATTTGGAAGTCGCGCGACGGGCGATCGAACTGGCTCGCAGCGAGTACTCCGACGGCTTACCCAACAGCGATTTGCACGCCATGGATGAACCTCTGCTGCGAGGTTCCGATGTCTGCCGAGACCTCCGCGGGAATGCATCGTTTGATTAG